A part of Paenibacillus sp. 481 genomic DNA contains:
- a CDS encoding ABC transporter permease, translating to MIGLGRVLSSDFIKIRRTWIWVLIFLGPFGVISLQALNFGIRYDYLVTRYASDLWGALLEQVSSLAMVALLFGITLVASMIAGLEHKQHSWKQVLALPISRTSVYTSKLILCLILLFVSCLLLVVGTVILGVGLGFGWEVPWTKLLSNCFYPLGAAMPIVALQLWLSIVVRNQAVSLTVGILGTVVSLFSFAMPDWFPYKWIHLAIKSHVPEHLVMAGLAAGAIVYGFSVIHFFRKDVN from the coding sequence ATGATAGGCCTAGGCAGGGTGCTCTCCTCGGACTTCATTAAAATACGCCGTACATGGATATGGGTACTTATCTTTTTAGGTCCTTTTGGCGTCATTAGCTTGCAGGCGCTAAATTTCGGTATTCGATACGACTATTTAGTTACTAGGTATGCCTCTGATTTGTGGGGGGCTTTACTAGAACAAGTAAGTTCGTTAGCTATGGTAGCCCTGTTGTTCGGTATTACGCTTGTGGCTTCGATGATTGCGGGACTTGAGCATAAGCAACATAGTTGGAAGCAAGTGCTGGCGCTGCCTATATCGCGCACTAGTGTATATACATCAAAGCTGATCCTTTGCTTGATCCTACTGTTTGTTTCTTGCTTACTGCTAGTAGTGGGCACCGTTATCTTAGGCGTCGGGCTTGGCTTCGGTTGGGAAGTGCCTTGGACTAAGCTGTTGAGCAACTGCTTTTATCCGCTTGGAGCAGCAATGCCAATTGTAGCGCTTCAGTTATGGCTGTCTATCGTTGTGCGTAACCAAGCCGTGTCCTTAACGGTTGGCATTTTAGGAACCGTTGTCAGCTTATTTTCATTTGCAATGCCAGACTGGTTTCCTTATAAATGGATACACCTAGCTATTAAGAGCCATGTACCGGAGCATCTTGTTATGGCGGGGTTGGCGGCAGGAGCTATTGTCTATGGGTTCAGTGTCATTCACTTCTTCAGAAAGGACGTGAACTAG
- a CDS encoding ABC transporter permease: MNLLSSEWIKLRRSNIWLLMFVSPALAALIGLMYNVGSDEQMQWPMLLSVMGAAHVLLFLPLLAGVFSAFVCRYEHAGGGWKQMLALPMSRSSLYITKMLLVSFMLLVTQLLFISGVVAIGCLRDFATPVPWAELVRSGFNSWVATLPLAALQMFVSVAWSSFAAPLAINVMLTMPNLLIVNSERFGPFYPWVQPALSMLPRETHSYGAFNVSMETLLLVIIGGFVVFFVGGLTYFQRKEI; the protein is encoded by the coding sequence ATGAACTTACTAAGCTCAGAATGGATTAAGCTGCGCCGATCAAACATTTGGCTGCTCATGTTCGTAAGCCCAGCCCTAGCCGCGCTGATCGGCTTGATGTATAACGTGGGTAGCGATGAGCAGATGCAGTGGCCAATGTTGTTGTCTGTTATGGGTGCAGCCCACGTGCTATTATTTTTGCCTCTTTTGGCGGGCGTATTTTCGGCCTTCGTCTGCCGCTACGAGCATGCAGGCGGCGGATGGAAGCAGATGCTGGCGCTGCCTATGTCGCGCAGTAGCTTGTACATAACGAAGATGCTACTTGTCAGCTTCATGCTGCTGGTGACACAGCTACTATTTATTAGCGGTGTCGTGGCTATTGGCTGCTTGCGCGACTTCGCAACGCCTGTACCTTGGGCGGAGCTTGTGCGCAGTGGCTTCAACAGTTGGGTGGCTACATTGCCGCTTGCCGCGCTGCAAATGTTCGTCTCCGTAGCGTGGTCCAGCTTTGCCGCACCTCTGGCCATTAATGTCATGCTGACAATGCCGAATTTACTTATCGTCAATTCGGAGAGATTCGGCCCGTTTTATCCATGGGTCCAGCCTGCATTGTCAATGCTGCCACGCGAGACGCACAGCTACGGAGCTTTTAATGTATCGATGGAGACGTTACTTCTCGTTATCATTGGCGGTTTTGTCGTATTTTTTGTGGGTGGATTAACTTACTTTCAGCGAAAGGAAATATAA
- a CDS encoding Na+/H+ antiporter family protein, with protein sequence MNAVLLSLGVLFGLSLLRVNVVLAMLVATLVGGLTGGLNFAGMTGIFTEGLKNSAGLALSYALLGAYAAGLADTGLPERLVNGAVRLISRKQRAEVPSMAARMIVLAAIALIACLSQNAIPVHIAFIPVLIPPLLVLFNKLRIDRRAAASALTFGLIAPYMLLPVGFGAIFHDTVATNMTQNGLTVDAAMLPQAMLLPTLGMAVGLVVALAFSYRKQRVYSDSTGNMVHAKASGEHDTTREEFVGAEKGTGTSAIVGAGTGADAATGAAIGTATGASVGTDKQAKSHDRWIAATGLGSVISMLAVQLSTGSMIYGAAAGLAVLLLTRAVAWKNADRVFTDGMRSMAYIGFVMMTAAGFGAVLRATGHINTLVEATAGAVGDNRALAAILMLAIGLLVTLGIGSSFSTVPIIATVFVPLCAALGFSTLATVALIGTAAALGDAGSPASDSTLGPTAGLNADGQHDHIWDTCVPTFLHYNIPLLIFGFIAAMVL encoded by the coding sequence ATGAATGCTGTCTTATTGTCGTTAGGCGTCTTGTTCGGTTTAAGCTTATTGCGTGTAAACGTCGTGCTAGCGATGCTCGTCGCCACGCTGGTAGGTGGACTTACTGGGGGCCTTAATTTTGCTGGCATGACTGGAATATTTACAGAAGGACTTAAAAATAGTGCTGGCCTCGCGCTGAGTTACGCGCTACTTGGCGCTTACGCCGCAGGCTTAGCGGATACCGGCCTACCGGAGCGGCTCGTGAACGGTGCTGTACGGCTGATTAGCCGCAAGCAACGCGCCGAGGTACCTAGCATGGCCGCGCGGATGATTGTGTTGGCAGCGATTGCGCTGATCGCCTGCCTGTCGCAGAACGCGATTCCAGTGCACATCGCGTTCATTCCGGTGTTAATTCCGCCGTTGCTCGTGCTGTTCAACAAGCTACGAATTGATCGACGCGCAGCAGCCAGCGCGCTGACGTTCGGCTTAATTGCCCCCTACATGCTACTGCCTGTAGGATTCGGCGCCATCTTTCATGATACGGTAGCCACAAACATGACACAGAACGGACTTACCGTTGATGCAGCTATGCTGCCGCAAGCGATGCTCCTGCCGACGCTCGGTATGGCCGTCGGTCTCGTCGTAGCGCTTGCGTTCTCCTATCGGAAGCAGCGTGTATATAGCGACAGTACGGGAAATATGGTACATGCGAAAGCAAGCGGTGAACATGATACAACTCGCGAAGAATTTGTTGGTGCAGAAAAAGGAACAGGTACTAGTGCAATTGTTGGTGCGGGAACAGGTGCTGATGCAGCAACCGGAGCAGCCATAGGAACCGCTACAGGCGCAAGCGTTGGTACCGACAAGCAAGCAAAATCTCATGATCGTTGGATTGCAGCTACTGGGCTGGGCTCCGTTATCTCCATGTTAGCCGTACAACTTAGTACTGGCTCGATGATTTATGGCGCTGCCGCTGGCCTTGCTGTCCTGCTCCTCACACGTGCTGTTGCCTGGAAAAATGCCGACCGCGTATTTACGGACGGCATGCGCTCAATGGCTTACATCGGCTTCGTTATGATGACAGCGGCCGGATTTGGCGCTGTACTGCGCGCTACAGGGCATATTAACACCCTTGTAGAAGCTACTGCTGGTGCCGTTGGCGACAATCGGGCGCTTGCCGCCATCTTAATGTTAGCCATCGGCTTGCTCGTCACGCTCGGCATCGGTTCGTCATTCTCAACCGTGCCGATTATCGCTACCGTCTTCGTGCCGCTGTGCGCTGCACTCGGCTTCAGTACGCTAGCAACGGTCGCGCTGATCGGCACCGCCGCTGCACTGGGCGATGCAGGTTCGCCTGCCTCGGACAGCACGCTAGGTCCAACCGCGGGGCTAAACGCGGACGGCCAGCACGACCACATATGGGATACATGTGTGCCTACATTTTTGCACTACAACATCCCGCTACTCATCTTCGGCTTTATAGCCGCAATGGTGCTATAA
- a CDS encoding iron-hydroxamate ABC transporter substrate-binding protein — translation MKKVYIPFLFIMLLIMSACNSTPAKESQATTITYQSENGPVVVPADPKRVVVLSSFAGNVMSLNVNLVGVDTWTMKNPRFKDKLTNVAEVSDENIEKIIELNPDLIIGLSNVKNVEKLKAIAPTVTYTYGKVDYLTQHVEIGKLLNKEKEAQAWVDDFKQRAQKAGTDIKAKIGEDATVSVIENFDKQLYVYGDNWGRGTEILYQEMKLKMPEKVKEMALKDGYYALSLEVLPQYAGDYIIFSKNKEATVAFQETNTYKNIPAVKNNKVFEANMMEFYFNDPLTLELQLDFFIKSFLGKK, via the coding sequence ATGAAAAAAGTATACATTCCGTTTCTATTCATCATGCTACTCATTATGAGTGCTTGTAATAGTACGCCAGCTAAAGAAAGCCAAGCAACCACCATCACGTACCAATCTGAAAATGGGCCGGTTGTCGTTCCTGCTGATCCTAAACGCGTTGTCGTTTTGTCATCCTTTGCGGGTAACGTGATGTCTTTGAACGTTAATCTTGTTGGTGTGGATACATGGACGATGAAGAATCCACGTTTTAAGGACAAGCTAACGAATGTAGCTGAAGTGTCGGATGAGAATATTGAGAAAATTATTGAATTGAACCCGGATCTCATCATTGGACTATCCAATGTCAAAAATGTTGAGAAACTGAAGGCGATTGCACCTACTGTCACATACACGTACGGTAAAGTGGATTATTTAACCCAGCACGTCGAGATCGGTAAACTTCTCAATAAAGAGAAGGAAGCACAAGCATGGGTTGATGATTTCAAGCAACGTGCACAAAAGGCCGGAACAGACATTAAAGCTAAGATCGGTGAAGATGCAACTGTATCTGTTATCGAGAACTTTGATAAGCAGCTTTACGTATACGGCGACAACTGGGGCCGCGGCACTGAAATTTTGTATCAAGAAATGAAATTGAAGATGCCTGAAAAAGTAAAGGAAATGGCGTTGAAGGATGGCTACTACGCGTTGTCACTTGAAGTTCTTCCTCAATATGCAGGAGACTACATCATTTTCAGCAAAAATAAAGAAGCAACGGTTGCGTTCCAAGAAACGAATACGTACAAGAACATTCCAGCCGTGAAGAACAATAAAGTGTTCGAAGCGAATATGATGGAATTTTATTTCAATGATCCGTTAACGCTTGAATTACAATTAGACTTCTTTATTAAAAGCTTTCTCGGCAAAAAATAA
- a CDS encoding FecCD family ABC transporter permease codes for MTIHKRRSIPFGYKLFAGFLSLVAIFALAMVVGAADTSIQEVWLALTTQAVGDSMSIIREIRLPREIAAIVVGAALAIAGAIMQGMTRNPLADPGLLGLTAGAHAALAIALAWLPTANYITIIVACFIGAGVGATMVLGIVSIKKGNMSPFRIVLAGAAVTALLNAIAEAIGIYFKLSKDVSMWTSGGLVGTSWKQLEFIVPFIIVGIVIALLLSKQLTILSLSDEVAVGLGQNTKLVKAILFIVIILLAGASVALVGNMIFIGLMIPHIARALVGTDYRFIVPMSAILGANFMLFADMLGRTMNIPYETPVASIVAMMGLPFFLFIVHKGGKSLS; via the coding sequence ATGACAATACATAAACGACGTTCCATTCCATTTGGCTATAAACTTTTTGCCGGCTTTCTCTCACTGGTGGCGATATTTGCGTTAGCTATGGTTGTTGGGGCAGCAGATACTTCTATACAAGAAGTATGGTTAGCTTTAACTACTCAAGCCGTAGGCGATTCGATGTCCATTATTCGAGAAATCCGTTTACCACGGGAAATCGCGGCCATCGTTGTTGGCGCTGCGTTGGCGATAGCAGGCGCTATTATGCAAGGCATGACACGAAATCCGCTTGCTGATCCGGGCTTGCTCGGCTTAACTGCTGGGGCACACGCGGCCTTAGCGATCGCGCTTGCTTGGCTGCCTACTGCCAATTACATAACGATCATCGTTGCTTGCTTTATCGGTGCGGGCGTCGGAGCCACTATGGTGCTTGGCATCGTATCCATTAAAAAGGGAAACATGTCCCCTTTCCGAATTGTACTCGCAGGAGCGGCTGTGACCGCATTATTGAACGCTATCGCTGAGGCGATCGGCATTTATTTTAAACTTTCAAAAGATGTTTCTATGTGGACGTCAGGAGGCCTCGTCGGCACCTCATGGAAGCAGTTAGAATTTATCGTTCCTTTTATTATAGTGGGGATTGTCATTGCCCTGCTTCTTTCCAAACAGCTTACGATTTTAAGTTTAAGTGACGAAGTGGCTGTTGGCTTGGGGCAAAATACAAAACTAGTTAAAGCGATTTTGTTTATTGTCATTATTTTGCTTGCGGGCGCTTCTGTTGCACTGGTCGGAAATATGATCTTTATCGGACTTATGATTCCTCATATTGCACGTGCATTAGTCGGAACAGACTATCGCTTTATTGTCCCGATGTCCGCCATACTAGGGGCTAACTTTATGTTGTTCGCCGATATGCTTGGCCGTACGATGAACATACCGTACGAAACGCCAGTAGCTTCAATCGTGGCCATGATGGGCTTGCCCTTCTTCCTATTTATTGTGCATAAAGGAGGCAAATCATTATCATGA
- a CDS encoding FecCD family ABC transporter permease: MIHTALLKKQRFILGGLSALIIVTIVIGMGWGPASLSYDRLLPTLLGQGTFKEDFVLFSIRLPRIMITLLAGAALALSGSILQGVTRNDLADPGILGINAGAGVAISVFFLYVPIDVGTFVYVLPLVAFAGGLLTGCLIYVCSYHRHEGLQPVRLVLTGVGFAFAFAGLMVVLISSADREKVDFITKWLVGNIWGSDWPFVWALLPWLIVLIPFTLYKANRLNILALNEHVAVGLGLSVGKERVILLLTAVALAASAVSVTGGIAFVGLIAPHIAKALVGPRHQFFIPVAILIGSWLLLFADTIGRNIASPDGVPVGIMAAFIGAPYFIYLLMKK, from the coding sequence ATGATTCACACTGCATTACTTAAGAAACAGCGCTTCATCTTAGGGGGCCTATCGGCGCTTATTATTGTCACAATCGTAATCGGGATGGGATGGGGCCCCGCGTCTCTATCTTACGATAGACTACTGCCAACCCTGCTCGGCCAAGGCACTTTCAAAGAGGATTTTGTCCTCTTTTCCATCCGTTTGCCGCGCATTATGATTACGCTGCTGGCAGGCGCTGCACTAGCCTTGTCGGGCTCTATTTTACAAGGGGTTACGCGCAATGATTTGGCTGACCCTGGTATTTTAGGCATTAACGCAGGTGCAGGCGTAGCGATATCCGTGTTCTTTTTATATGTACCGATCGACGTGGGGACATTTGTGTATGTGCTTCCACTCGTTGCTTTTGCGGGAGGCTTGCTGACAGGATGTCTGATTTACGTATGCTCCTACCATCGGCATGAAGGGCTTCAGCCCGTAAGGCTCGTGCTTACGGGGGTTGGATTTGCTTTTGCTTTTGCCGGACTAATGGTCGTCCTTATCTCATCGGCAGATCGTGAGAAAGTGGACTTTATTACGAAATGGCTTGTCGGCAACATTTGGGGCTCGGATTGGCCATTTGTGTGGGCCTTGCTGCCGTGGTTAATCGTATTGATCCCGTTTACGCTGTATAAAGCGAATAGACTGAACATTCTTGCGCTAAATGAGCATGTAGCAGTTGGGCTTGGTCTATCGGTTGGGAAGGAGCGAGTAATCCTCCTGTTAACGGCCGTAGCGTTAGCGGCTTCTGCTGTATCGGTCACGGGAGGCATCGCTTTTGTCGGTTTAATTGCTCCGCATATTGCGAAAGCTTTAGTCGGGCCAAGACATCAGTTCTTTATTCCGGTCGCCATTTTGATTGGTAGCTGGCTCTTATTGTTCGCCGATACAATAGGGCGTAATATCGCTTCTCCTGATGGCGTTCCAGTCGGCATTATGGCTGCTTTTATTGGCGCTCCGTACTTTATTTATTTGTTGATGAAAAAATAG
- the ilvA gene encoding threonine ammonia-lyase IlvA: METTKSKKDTVLTPAVTMEHVVRAHHVLKEVIVRTPLQRDAVLSAKYDCNVYLKREDLQIVRSFKIRGAYNMIRHLSQAELDRGIVCASAGNHAQGVAYSCQTLQIRGTIVMPSTTPSQKVAQVRRFGGSFVNVVLTGDTYDDAYEAAMAICHEEGSTFIHPFDDPYIVGGNGTVGMEIMESLDVPADYVFVTIGGGGLAAGVGTYVKTVSPSTRVIGVEPAGAASMTAALERKEVITLEHIDKFVDGAAVKRVGSLTYEICSQVLDDVIQVPEGKACTTILDLYNQNAIVVEPAGSLTVAALDLYREHIRGKNVVCVISGGNNDIDRMQEIKERSLMYEGLKHYFMINFPQRAGALREFLQDVLGPNDDIARFEYTKKHNKENGPALVGIELAQAEDYDALIERMRKKGFQYTELNKDLNLFNMLV; the protein is encoded by the coding sequence ATGGAGACGACGAAAAGTAAGAAGGACACTGTACTGACACCTGCTGTAACGATGGAGCACGTAGTACGTGCGCATCACGTATTAAAGGAAGTCATCGTCCGGACGCCGTTGCAGCGTGATGCGGTGTTGTCGGCAAAGTATGATTGCAACGTGTACTTAAAGCGGGAAGACTTGCAAATCGTCCGCTCGTTTAAAATTCGCGGAGCGTACAACATGATACGCCATCTTTCGCAAGCCGAGTTGGATCGTGGCATTGTGTGCGCAAGCGCGGGCAATCACGCGCAAGGTGTAGCTTATTCGTGCCAGACGCTGCAAATTCGCGGCACGATCGTGATGCCAAGCACGACACCGAGCCAGAAGGTAGCGCAAGTGAGGCGTTTCGGCGGCTCGTTCGTGAATGTCGTGCTGACAGGCGACACGTATGATGACGCCTATGAGGCAGCGATGGCCATTTGTCATGAGGAAGGTAGCACGTTTATTCACCCGTTTGACGATCCGTATATCGTGGGCGGGAACGGTACGGTTGGCATGGAAATTATGGAGTCACTCGACGTTCCAGCCGATTACGTATTTGTGACGATAGGTGGCGGTGGCCTGGCAGCGGGCGTCGGCACGTACGTGAAGACGGTTAGCCCAAGCACGCGTGTCATCGGGGTAGAGCCAGCAGGTGCAGCTTCCATGACGGCTGCATTGGAGCGTAAGGAAGTCATCACACTTGAGCATATCGATAAGTTCGTAGACGGCGCAGCGGTTAAGCGCGTGGGCTCGTTGACGTATGAAATTTGTTCCCAAGTGCTGGACGATGTCATTCAAGTGCCCGAAGGTAAGGCGTGTACGACGATTCTTGATTTGTACAATCAGAATGCGATTGTCGTTGAGCCAGCTGGTTCCTTAACGGTCGCAGCACTTGATTTATACCGAGAGCATATTCGCGGCAAAAATGTAGTCTGCGTCATTAGCGGTGGCAACAACGATATTGATCGGATGCAGGAAATTAAAGAGCGTTCGCTTATGTATGAAGGGCTGAAGCATTATTTTATGATTAATTTCCCACAGCGTGCAGGTGCTTTGCGGGAGTTCTTGCAGGATGTGCTCGGTCCGAATGATGACATAGCGCGTTTTGAATATACGAAGAAGCATAATAAAGAGAACGGTCCTGCTTTAGTTGGCATCGAGCTGGCACAGGCAGAAGATTACGATGCGCTGATCGAGCGTATGCGTAAAAAAGGCTTCCAATATACCGAGCTGAATAAAGATTTGAACTTGTTCAATATGCTCGTATAA
- a CDS encoding glutamine--tRNA ligase/YqeY domain fusion protein, which translates to MVDNTSNNTSNFIRNIIVDDLEAGRVDKVITRFPPEPNGYLHIGHAKSICLNFELAREFKGLVNLRFDDTNPLKEDTEYVEAIKEDVKWLGYDWDGLFFASDYFEEMYNRAVLLINKGKAYVDDLTSDQIRETRGTLTEPGKNSPFRDRSVEENLDLFERMRKGEFGNGEKVLRAKIDMASPNINLRDPIIFRIAHATHHNTGDQWCIYPMYAFAHPIEDAIESITHSICTLEFEDQRPLYDWVVQETEMEATPHQYEFARLNITNTVMSKRKLKLLVDEGVVDGWDDPRMPTISGLRRRGFTAESIRNFCREIGVTKSNGTIDSKYLDHFIREDLKLKAPRTMGVLKPLKVVITNYPEGQVEWLDAEINSENPEMGMRQIPFSREIYIEQDDFMENPPSKYFRLFPGNEVRLKHAYFIKCNEVVKDENGNVIEIHCTYDPETKSGSGFTGRKVKGTIHWVEATHAVPAEFRLYEPLILDEEEESDSSFLERINPDSLIAEQGFVEPNMKDVTGQDKFQFFRHGYFNVDPKHTKEDHIVFNLVVSMKSSFVLPKA; encoded by the coding sequence ATGGTAGACAATACATCGAACAACACATCTAACTTTATTCGCAACATCATCGTTGACGATCTGGAAGCAGGTCGCGTAGACAAAGTCATTACGCGCTTCCCACCAGAACCTAACGGTTATTTGCATATCGGGCATGCGAAATCCATTTGCCTGAACTTTGAATTGGCACGTGAGTTCAAGGGACTCGTCAATCTTCGCTTTGACGATACGAATCCGTTGAAGGAAGACACAGAATACGTTGAAGCCATTAAGGAAGACGTAAAATGGCTCGGCTACGATTGGGATGGCTTGTTCTTTGCATCCGATTATTTTGAAGAGATGTACAACCGTGCTGTGCTTCTTATTAATAAGGGCAAAGCTTATGTGGATGATCTTACATCCGATCAAATTCGTGAGACGCGTGGCACGTTGACTGAGCCAGGCAAGAACAGTCCGTTCCGTGACCGCTCGGTTGAGGAGAACTTGGACCTGTTCGAGCGTATGCGTAAAGGCGAATTCGGCAACGGAGAGAAAGTGCTCCGTGCTAAGATCGATATGGCTTCGCCAAACATTAACTTGCGCGATCCGATCATTTTCCGCATCGCTCATGCGACGCATCACAATACAGGTGACCAATGGTGCATCTACCCGATGTACGCATTTGCTCATCCGATTGAGGATGCTATTGAGAGCATAACGCACTCCATTTGTACACTTGAATTCGAAGATCAGCGTCCGCTGTACGACTGGGTCGTGCAAGAGACGGAGATGGAAGCGACTCCGCATCAGTATGAGTTCGCTCGTCTGAACATCACGAATACCGTTATGAGCAAGCGCAAACTTAAATTGCTCGTGGACGAGGGTGTCGTTGATGGCTGGGACGATCCGCGTATGCCGACAATTTCCGGCTTGCGTCGTCGTGGCTTTACGGCGGAATCGATTCGCAACTTCTGCCGTGAAATCGGCGTAACGAAGAGCAACGGTACGATTGACTCCAAGTACTTGGATCACTTTATTCGTGAAGACTTGAAGCTGAAAGCGCCGCGTACGATGGGCGTATTGAAGCCGCTCAAAGTGGTTATCACGAACTATCCAGAAGGCCAAGTAGAGTGGCTTGATGCTGAAATCAACTCAGAGAATCCGGAAATGGGCATGCGCCAAATTCCGTTCTCGCGTGAAATTTATATTGAGCAAGATGACTTTATGGAGAACCCGCCGAGCAAGTATTTCCGCTTGTTCCCGGGCAACGAAGTACGTTTGAAGCACGCTTACTTCATTAAGTGCAACGAAGTCGTGAAGGATGAGAACGGCAATGTAATCGAGATTCATTGCACGTATGACCCTGAAACGAAGAGCGGCAGCGGCTTTACGGGCCGTAAAGTAAAAGGAACGATTCACTGGGTCGAAGCAACACATGCCGTACCAGCAGAGTTCCGTCTGTACGAGCCACTTATTCTTGATGAAGAGGAAGAGAGCGATTCTTCGTTCTTGGAGCGTATTAATCCAGATTCTCTTATCGCCGAGCAAGGCTTCGTTGAGCCGAACATGAAGGATGTAACAGGGCAAGACAAATTCCAGTTCTTCCGTCACGGCTACTTTAACGTAGATCCGAAGCATACGAAGGAAGACCACATCGTCTTTAACTTGGTTGTGTCGATGAAGAGCTCGTTCGTACTTCCAAAAGCATAA
- a CDS encoding MFS transporter, with protein MGETGIGKQDSAGKGFNGLRLFIFLLYGGTSIFSNFFPLYLQEHGWSKAAIGTLLAVGPLLSIFANPFWGYWSDRLQNIRRILAFLLIGNMIVVQVLFQLNEYIWLFAATSLLYFFQMPLSAQASSLILTSIQGTTYQFGAFRLYGSLGWALTAVAAGPLFNALGVQTLHYVYACLLALTFASVLLLPQKPAKLDKSGKSDKPSGQASTYSARQMGRVLFSPTFAAFLVFSVLVSVPNAMNMSFVSIYITELGGSKSAVGWSIFMSSIFEIVVFLLFDRFLRRNMRFMFICLTIVSALYALRWLLMSIATDPWHIIVIQALHSITFGGFFYVGTQLTALLVPGKYLTTGQSIYTLAWGGISSMIAGFLGGTLYDSFGSTTMYLWGTLLAALGTFGFAVLMISVTRRQPDLNSENS; from the coding sequence ATGGGGGAAACAGGAATAGGCAAGCAAGATAGTGCAGGCAAGGGTTTTAACGGACTGCGTCTATTTATATTTTTACTTTACGGGGGCACATCGATATTCAGCAACTTCTTTCCGCTCTATTTGCAGGAGCACGGCTGGAGCAAAGCGGCTATCGGCACCCTGCTTGCCGTCGGACCGCTCCTCTCTATTTTTGCTAACCCGTTCTGGGGGTATTGGAGTGACCGTCTGCAAAATATTCGACGCATCTTAGCGTTCTTACTTATCGGCAACATGATCGTCGTACAAGTGTTGTTTCAACTTAACGAATACATATGGCTATTTGCGGCAACAAGCTTGTTATACTTCTTCCAAATGCCGCTCTCTGCTCAGGCCAGCAGCTTAATTTTGACTTCCATACAGGGCACCACGTATCAATTTGGCGCTTTTCGCCTATACGGCTCCCTTGGCTGGGCACTGACTGCTGTTGCTGCGGGCCCCTTGTTCAATGCGCTCGGTGTACAAACGCTCCATTACGTGTATGCGTGTCTGCTAGCGCTAACATTCGCCAGCGTGCTGCTGTTGCCGCAAAAGCCAGCTAAGTTAGATAAGTCAGGTAAGTCAGATAAGCCGTCGGGACAGGCTAGTACGTATTCGGCACGCCAAATGGGCCGCGTCCTATTCTCGCCCACATTTGCCGCTTTCCTCGTGTTCAGTGTGCTCGTGAGTGTGCCGAACGCCATGAACATGTCGTTCGTCTCGATCTATATTACGGAGCTGGGCGGCTCGAAGTCTGCGGTGGGCTGGTCTATTTTCATGTCATCTATTTTTGAAATTGTCGTCTTCCTACTATTCGACCGCTTCTTGCGTCGCAATATGCGCTTTATGTTCATTTGCTTGACCATCGTGAGCGCCTTGTATGCACTGCGCTGGCTGTTGATGTCCATTGCGACTGATCCATGGCACATTATTGTGATTCAAGCCCTGCACTCGATTACGTTTGGCGGCTTCTTCTATGTGGGAACACAGTTGACTGCGTTGTTAGTGCCGGGTAAATATCTTACAACGGGCCAATCCATCTATACGCTGGCATGGGGTGGTATTTCCAGCATGATCGCCGGATTTCTCGGCGGTACGCTGTACGACAGCTTCGGATCTACGACAATGTACTTATGGGGGACTTTGTTAGCTGCACTTGGTACATTCGGCTTTGCCGTACTAATGATCAGTGTTACACGCCGACAACCCGATTTGAATAGTGAAAATAGTTAG